The Bdellovibrio sp. NC01 genome includes the window TGTTTTGTGCGTGAAGCAACTTTTAACTAACCTTTGATTTTTGGATAGCGAAATTGATTTGATGTCTGTCTTTTAATTTTTTGCAGATTCAAAATATTTTTCAGAAGTGAAATGTAAAAAACAATTTTGAAAAAATAAAAAACGCCGAGGTGATTAAGCTCGGCGTTTTTTTCGAATATAAATTTTTAAGAAGAAAAAATTATTCAGCAGTAACAGAGTTCAAAATTGAAATCTCCTTGTTCGCAAATCTTTCTTTCAGTTTACCACGAACCCACTGATCAATTTTTTCCGCATCGAATGGTTCAATCATCAAGCCCATCGCGGCGATCATCACCCATTCAAACATCGGAATATTCATTACGACTTCAATACCAAGATGCAAGCCGAGACCCGCGAGCAAAACCCAGTAACGAAGTTCTTTGATCCACACCAGAGTACCTAACGAGAATTCAGTAATCAAAGTGCCCCAAGTTAATAGCTTAATGATCACCAGATTATTAAGAAGTGGAAGTGGTATGCGCACAAACTCATCCAAGCGAGTCGCGATATAAATCGCCGTACCATCAGCCCAATAAGTACCTTTCATCTTAAACAGTACCGTCGATACATAAATAAGACAGAACTGAATCTGCATCAAACGCAAACCCCAAGGCGCACGCAAAGCTGGAATCTCTGGTGCAAGACCACGCACACGCGCGATCAAACGATCCAAAGAGTAAGCTTCACCGGCTGGAGTGAA containing:
- a CDS encoding HTTM domain-containing protein; protein product: MKLTSIVNSVREFFFKPVPVQSVAAVRVLFGLLLLANWYMTWTHLEVFWGTNGLVSLNTSQIYGSDWRFSFFDWLPNDPRTATFVALLNLAAALGVTFGLFTRTSILFAFLTVMSFHNRNVFILNSSDLVLRNLLFFMMFTPAGEAYSLDRLIARVRGLAPEIPALRAPWGLRLMQIQFCLIYVSTVLFKMKGTYWADGTAIYIATRLDEFVRIPLPLLNNLVIIKLLTWGTLITEFSLGTLVWIKELRYWVLLAGLGLHLGIEVVMNIPMFEWVMIAAMGLMIEPFDAEKIDQWVRGKLKERFANKEISILNSVTAE